A DNA window from Pogona vitticeps strain Pit_001003342236 chromosome 2, PviZW2.1, whole genome shotgun sequence contains the following coding sequences:
- the LOC110090606 gene encoding myoD family inhibitor domain-containing protein isoform X3 — MSAIHSGVPERTDGTNTGPKPDREHSNNTTPDSDLPLSSTTTTVAASPFQQGEVACHHAYHVNGCGAPHTLVRQQPQVSKKQRIGSTTSVCTNSSKKSRKSTASKTSCKSTASQIQEVAGDDRCAHCALACLFCEFLSLCSIALDCGGCGGCLEACCGGDRGDSVAEACCGEAGGGNCPCGLGCGMLQDCCSSSDCLEICLECCSICFPA, encoded by the exons ATGTCTGCCATCCACTCAGGGGTACCTGAAAGGACTGATGGAACAAATACAGGACCAAAACCAGACAGGGAACATTCTAATAACACCACTCCAGATTCAG ACCTCCCtctgtcctccaccaccactactgTCGCCGCCTCTCCATTTCAGCAGGGGGAGGTCGCTTGTCACCATGCCTACCACGTCAATGGCTGTGGGGCTCCCCACACTCTGGTGAGGCAGCAGCCACAGGTGTCAAAGAAACAGCGCATCGGCTCCACCACCTCTGTCTGCACCAACAGCAGTAAGAAGAGCCGCAAGTCCACGGCAAGTAAGACAAGCTGCAAGTCTACCGCTTCTCAGATCCAAGAGGTGGCTGGGGATG aCCGCTGCGCACATTGTGCCCTTGCCTGCCTCTTCTGTGAGTTCCTGTCTCTCTGCTCTATTGCTCTGGATTGTGGGGGCTGTGGGGGCTGCCTGGAGGCCTGCTGTGGCGGGGACAGAGGGGACTCTGTGGCGGAGGCCTGCTGTggggaagcaggtggggggaacTGCCCGTGTGGATTAGGCTGCGGCATGCTCCAGGATTGCTGCAGCTCCTCCGACTGCCTTGAGATCTGCCTAGAGTGTTGCTCTATCTGTTTCCCAGCGTGA
- the LOC110090606 gene encoding uncharacterized protein LOC110090606 isoform X1 codes for MSAIHSGVPERTDGTNTGPKPDREHSNNTTPDSEFAESFRSIHASKKHGYKPGPIKSSEDLSLVYSTQLAEKAENDLPLSSTTTTVAASPFQQGEVACHHAYHVNGCGAPHTLVRQQPQVSKKQRIGSTTSVCTNSSKKSRKSTASKTSCKSTASQIQEVAGDDRCAHCALACLFCEFLSLCSIALDCGGCGGCLEACCGGDRGDSVAEACCGEAGGGNCPCGLGCGMLQDCCSSSDCLEICLECCSICFPA; via the exons ATGTCTGCCATCCACTCAGGGGTACCTGAAAGGACTGATGGAACAAATACAGGACCAAAACCAGACAGGGAACATTCTAATAACACCACTCCAGATTCAG AGTTCGCGGAATCTTTCAGAAGCATTCACGCCTCCAAAAAACATGGATACAAGCCTGGCCCCATTAAGTCCAGTGAAGATTTGTCACTTGTTTATTCCACTCAGCTAGCAGAGAAAGCTGAAAATG ACCTCCCtctgtcctccaccaccactactgTCGCCGCCTCTCCATTTCAGCAGGGGGAGGTCGCTTGTCACCATGCCTACCACGTCAATGGCTGTGGGGCTCCCCACACTCTGGTGAGGCAGCAGCCACAGGTGTCAAAGAAACAGCGCATCGGCTCCACCACCTCTGTCTGCACCAACAGCAGTAAGAAGAGCCGCAAGTCCACGGCAAGTAAGACAAGCTGCAAGTCTACCGCTTCTCAGATCCAAGAGGTGGCTGGGGATG aCCGCTGCGCACATTGTGCCCTTGCCTGCCTCTTCTGTGAGTTCCTGTCTCTCTGCTCTATTGCTCTGGATTGTGGGGGCTGTGGGGGCTGCCTGGAGGCCTGCTGTGGCGGGGACAGAGGGGACTCTGTGGCGGAGGCCTGCTGTggggaagcaggtggggggaacTGCCCGTGTGGATTAGGCTGCGGCATGCTCCAGGATTGCTGCAGCTCCTCCGACTGCCTTGAGATCTGCCTAGAGTGTTGCTCTATCTGTTTCCCAGCGTGA
- the LOC110090606 gene encoding uncharacterized protein LOC110090606 isoform X2: MSAIHSGVPERTDGTNTGPKPDREHSNNTTPDSEFAESFRSIHASKKHGYKPGPIKSSEDLSLVYSTQLAEKAENDLPLSSTTTTVAASPFQQGEVACHHAYHVNGCGAPHTLVRQQPQVSKKQRIGSTTSVCTNSSKKSRKSTASKTSCKSTASQIQEVAGDELCATLLLACLFCRSSDILPLLSESLCCSSFPLPVSCSSRLLGFCCDPQGCCCCCCRPEGLEFCYQTGDCLELALEMSELCYH, translated from the exons ATGTCTGCCATCCACTCAGGGGTACCTGAAAGGACTGATGGAACAAATACAGGACCAAAACCAGACAGGGAACATTCTAATAACACCACTCCAGATTCAG AGTTCGCGGAATCTTTCAGAAGCATTCACGCCTCCAAAAAACATGGATACAAGCCTGGCCCCATTAAGTCCAGTGAAGATTTGTCACTTGTTTATTCCACTCAGCTAGCAGAGAAAGCTGAAAATG ACCTCCCtctgtcctccaccaccactactgTCGCCGCCTCTCCATTTCAGCAGGGGGAGGTCGCTTGTCACCATGCCTACCACGTCAATGGCTGTGGGGCTCCCCACACTCTGGTGAGGCAGCAGCCACAGGTGTCAAAGAAACAGCGCATCGGCTCCACCACCTCTGTCTGCACCAACAGCAGTAAGAAGAGCCGCAAGTCCACGGCAAGTAAGACAAGCTGCAAGTCTACCGCTTCTCAGATCCAAGAGGTGGCTGGGGATG AGCTGTGTGCCACTCTCCTCTTGGCTTGCCTCTTCTGCCGTTCTTCTGACATCCTGCCTCTTCTGTCCGAATCCCTTTGCTGCTCCAGCTTTCCACTGCCAGTCAGCTGCAGCTCACGGCTTCTGGGGTTTTGCTGTGACCctcaaggctgctgctgctgttgttgcagaCCTGAGGGCCTAGAGTTTTGCTACCAGACGGGTGACTGTCTAGAACTTGCATTAGAAATGTCTGAACTGTGCTATCATTAA